The genomic window TCGACAGCTTCCGGCTCCGAGCCCGAGCATGGATCAGGGCCAACCTGCCTCCCGTCGGGCCGAACCAGATGGCCGGCCTAGCCGCCAATGTGATCGGCGACGGGGAAGCGTTAGCCGTGGTGGCTCGGGAACGACAGATTCAGCGGATGCTGTTCGACGCTGGATTCGCGGGGATCTGCTTCCCACGTGAATATGGCGGGCAAGGTTTGACCCCGGCCCACCAGCGGGCCTTCAACGAGGAGATCGCCGGGTACGAGTTCCCGATCGAGATCCAGGCGCCGACGTTCGCGCCGTGCGCGGCGGTGCTGCTCGAGTTCGGCACCGAGGAGCAGAAGCAGCGGCACCTGCCCGCCATCCTCAGGGGCGAGGAGATCTGGATGCAGCTGCTGTCCGAGCCCAGCGGCGGGTCGGACGTCGCCTCCGCGCTCACCAGCGCCGTGCGGGACGGCGACGACTGGATCATGAACGGATCCAAGATCTGGACGAGCGGTGCCTGGCTGGCGGACTGGGCGCTGTGTCTGGCCCGCACCAACTGGTACGTGCCCAAGCACCGCGGACTGACTGTGTTTCTCCTCCCCTTACGCGGCGAGGGCGTCCAGGTTCAACGCATCGAAATGATCAATGGCAACCGGGAATTCTGTCAGGAGTTCCTCACCGACGTCCGGGTGCCCGACACCGACCGGATCGGCGCGGTCGACGGCGGCTGGACGGTGGGCACCCGCTGGATGTTCCACGAACGAATGCTGTACAACTCGCCGTACGTCACGGTTCCGGCCGGCTGGAGCCAGACCGGCGTGGACGCCGCGCTTCTTGTCGACGTCGCCTGGGACGCCGGGCGGCTTCCCGACCCCGGGGCGCGTGACCTCATCGGTGAGGGTCGCATGCTTGAGGTTGTCGAGCACGCGCTGCAGCAGCGGATCGCCGGGGGCATGACGATCGGGCGGATGCCCGACCAGGCCGCGGCCATCGGACGGCTCTTCCACGGGGTCGTGATGGCCCGGATGATGACGATTGCTTTCGATCTCGCGGGTGGCGCCGGGGTGGCCTGGACGGAGGAGGACGGCGCGGTGGCAGGCCGCGGCGTCGATTTCCTCGTGCGGCAGACCGCCTGTATCGGCGGCGGTACCACCGAGATGGCCCGCAACGTCATCAGCGAGCGTGTGCTCGGCATGCCACGCGAACCCTCCCTCGATCGTGACCGCGCCTTCCGCGACATTCCCCGCGGACCGTCCAACCGCTCATGACCCATCATCGGCGGCCGCGTTCCAACGGATCCCACGGTGACACATGCTCCGCCCACCCCCCGCAGGTGACGGCAGCTCCGCCGACCAGACCTACGCAGTCGACTAAAGGCTGTTTCGTAACTCGGTTTGGGTGGGGTGTGGCCGGTCCGCGTGACCGGTCAGCCGGTCCGGCTGATGTTGTAGAGATGGGCGATCCCGGCCGCGGTGATCCCGAGGGTGCGGGCCTGGCGGCGGTAGTCACGCAGGATCTTCCAGGTCTTCATCCCGGCGAGGGCGTGTTCGACGCGGGCCCGGACCTTGCGGTGCACCCTGTTCAGCTCCTCCTTCCACTCCGACAGCGGCTGTCCGTCGAGGGGTTTCCGATACG from Parafrankia discariae includes these protein-coding regions:
- a CDS encoding acyl-CoA dehydrogenase family protein, with product MTNDDVETIDSFRLRARAWIRANLPPVGPNQMAGLAANVIGDGEALAVVARERQIQRMLFDAGFAGICFPREYGGQGLTPAHQRAFNEEIAGYEFPIEIQAPTFAPCAAVLLEFGTEEQKQRHLPAILRGEEIWMQLLSEPSGGSDVASALTSAVRDGDDWIMNGSKIWTSGAWLADWALCLARTNWYVPKHRGLTVFLLPLRGEGVQVQRIEMINGNREFCQEFLTDVRVPDTDRIGAVDGGWTVGTRWMFHERMLYNSPYVTVPAGWSQTGVDAALLVDVAWDAGRLPDPGARDLIGEGRMLEVVEHALQQRIAGGMTIGRMPDQAAAIGRLFHGVVMARMMTIAFDLAGGAGVAWTEEDGAVAGRGVDFLVRQTACIGGGTTEMARNVISERVLGMPREPSLDRDRAFRDIPRGPSNRS